The proteins below are encoded in one region of Bifidobacterium catenulatum DSM 16992 = JCM 1194 = LMG 11043:
- a CDS encoding GNAT family N-acetyltransferase translates to MSEYSYRIATQNDIQAITDIYNAAVIRGGSSADITPRTYEQRKAWVESHHDPYAVFVTETADDDGERQIIGFSALSVFYDRAGYDGVTDLAYYIDPQWQGRGVGTYTLTKLLEECRKRNMRKACGIIFADNAGSIALMKWFGFTQFGLMPTAATDSTGTMRDMSYWYLDL, encoded by the coding sequence ATGAGTGAGTATTCCTACCGCATCGCCACGCAAAACGACATTCAAGCAATCACCGACATTTACAACGCTGCAGTCATACGAGGTGGATCATCGGCCGATATAACCCCACGCACATACGAACAGCGCAAAGCATGGGTTGAATCGCATCATGATCCGTACGCGGTGTTCGTTACGGAAACGGCAGATGATGACGGAGAGAGACAGATCATTGGATTCAGCGCGCTTTCCGTTTTCTACGATCGCGCGGGATATGATGGCGTCACCGATCTTGCCTACTACATCGACCCGCAATGGCAGGGCAGGGGAGTCGGCACATATACGCTCACCAAACTGCTTGAAGAATGCCGAAAGCGTAATATGCGTAAGGCATGCGGCATTATTTTCGCAGACAATGCCGGTTCGATCGCACTGATGAAATGGTTCGGTTTTACACAGTTTGGCCTCATGCCAACCGCCGCCACCGATTCCACCGGCACCATGCGTGACATGAGTTACTGGTATCTCGACCTGTAA
- the pth gene encoding aminoacyl-tRNA hydrolase: protein MASDFWLIAGLGNPGSKYEGTRHNMGFMAADLLAERWSVNFSDHKGLAMLGKGVMNLSGRNVKFFLAKPLTYMNESGNALASISAYYQIEPDHIVVIHDDMDLDFGRIKVKAGGSAGGHNGIKSIDRALGTPKYARVRMGVGHAQRGAHAHDNTVNWVLGGFGPDQRKQLPEFLADGADAAETIIFNGLAKAQEQFNGR from the coding sequence ATGGCATCTGATTTCTGGCTGATCGCAGGACTCGGCAATCCGGGTTCCAAATATGAAGGCACCCGTCACAATATGGGATTTATGGCAGCTGATCTGCTTGCTGAACGTTGGTCGGTTAACTTTTCCGACCATAAAGGGCTTGCCATGCTCGGCAAGGGTGTGATGAACCTGTCTGGTCGTAACGTCAAATTCTTCCTGGCAAAGCCGCTCACCTACATGAACGAGTCAGGCAATGCGTTGGCTTCCATCAGCGCCTACTACCAGATTGAACCGGACCATATCGTGGTGATTCACGACGACATGGATCTTGATTTTGGACGTATCAAAGTCAAGGCAGGCGGCTCCGCAGGCGGACATAATGGCATCAAGTCGATTGACCGCGCCTTGGGAACTCCGAAGTATGCCCGTGTACGCATGGGCGTTGGACACGCGCAGCGAGGTGCCCACGCCCACGACAACACCGTGAACTGGGTGCTGGGCGGATTCGGACCGGATCAGCGCAAGCAGCTTCCGGAATTCCTCGCCGATGGCGCTGATGCCGCCGAAACTATCATTTTCAATGGCCTCGCCAAAGCTCAGGAGCAATTCAATGGCCGCTGA
- the mfd gene encoding transcription-repair coupling factor: MAAEPVQLPTSGSLAGILDVLETDEDFRALISGEIEVPESDIDPSITVGIPEGLRPALAAGASGTRPVVFVVASGREAEETVETIRSWYSGDPNDVAQLEAWETLPHERLSPRADTVASRMAVFRRLKHPQEGSKLFGPIRILVMPVRSLIQPVVAGLADVEPLVFSQGEELALDEASRRLVENAYTRVDLVMDRGEFAVRGGIIDVFPPTLPHPVRIEFFGDEIDTIREFHASDQRTYGGNVPVVWATPCRELQLTDKVRKRAKSLIGSIPNAEDMLESIANAIPVEGMESLLPALVDDMEPVQGMLPKHALVMLSDPEKLRRSADDLAKTANEFLAASWHVAASGHGAGAPITFDQANFYDFEETISSLVFSRHDVWKLTSFGVDSSREGHVQLDAANPGEYRGDEVKAASGIEGLLDAGYAVTVTAGAQGTLVRLKRAINETGIANFDCIRSRAIDGFVDNAAKVALLTERDLTGRTSAAGQAKTPKRRRKAIDLMELKAGDYVVHEQHGIGRFLEMRQRTIGAGANQTTREYLVIEYASSKRGAPADKLFIPTDQLDQVSKYIGADAPKLNKLGGSDWAATKAKARKHVHEIAEDLVKLYSARQRMQGYAFSKDTPWQKELEDAFPYQETADQLTTIDEVKSDMEKPVPMDRLICGDVGFGKTEIAVRAAFKAVQDSKQVAVLVPTTLLVQQHFETFTERFEGFPVEVRAMSRFQTTKEINDTIKGLEDGSVDVVIGTHKLLGPKVKFKDLGLVIIDEEQRFGVEHKETLKALRTNVDVLSLSATPIPRTLEMAVTGIREMSTLATPPEDRLPVLTYVGAYEDAQVTAAVRRELLRGGQVFYVHNRVQDIASVAAKIHELVPESHVGIAHGKMGEKQLDGVIRDFWHRDIDVLVCTTIIETGLDISNANTLIVDHADRFGLSQLHQLRGRVGRGRERAYAYFLYDPTKPMTQQSHDRLATIAQNTALGSGFDVAMKDLELRGTGNLLGDEQSGHIEGVGFDLYVRMVSEAVEQYKEPERVESVAVTIDLPIEASIPVGYIDSDKLRLEAYRKLAGARTEADLDELRDELTDRYGKPPVDFEALFDVARLRFKARKLGITEIIGQGRNIRVSKFEPRESVQMRMARIYKGIQYRPVTQTYVIPTPFAGSLGSGPMSSDEIVGWTNQLLDDLDWKPAPRK, from the coding sequence ATGGCCGCTGAACCGGTGCAGTTGCCGACTTCAGGTTCCCTGGCTGGCATTCTTGACGTACTCGAAACCGACGAGGATTTTCGTGCGCTGATTTCCGGTGAGATCGAGGTGCCGGAATCCGACATAGACCCCAGCATTACCGTTGGCATTCCCGAAGGATTGCGCCCGGCACTGGCCGCTGGAGCATCGGGAACACGGCCGGTTGTATTTGTGGTGGCCTCCGGTCGCGAAGCCGAAGAGACGGTCGAGACGATTCGTTCGTGGTATTCCGGCGATCCGAACGACGTGGCACAGCTCGAAGCATGGGAGACCTTGCCTCATGAACGCCTCTCGCCACGCGCCGATACCGTGGCGAGCCGTATGGCGGTGTTCCGCAGGCTGAAGCACCCTCAAGAGGGAAGCAAGCTGTTCGGCCCCATCCGCATTCTCGTCATGCCGGTGCGATCCCTGATCCAGCCAGTGGTTGCAGGTTTGGCCGACGTGGAGCCTTTGGTGTTTTCTCAAGGCGAGGAATTGGCGCTCGACGAGGCGTCGCGTCGACTGGTGGAAAATGCTTATACTCGAGTCGATCTGGTGATGGATCGTGGTGAATTCGCGGTGCGAGGAGGCATTATCGACGTGTTCCCACCGACATTGCCACATCCTGTGCGTATTGAGTTCTTCGGTGATGAGATTGACACCATCAGGGAGTTCCACGCTTCGGATCAGCGTACGTATGGCGGGAATGTTCCTGTTGTTTGGGCCACGCCATGCCGTGAACTGCAATTGACTGACAAGGTGCGCAAGCGTGCGAAATCCTTGATTGGATCCATTCCCAATGCCGAAGACATGCTAGAATCCATTGCCAACGCCATTCCGGTCGAAGGTATGGAATCGTTACTTCCCGCATTGGTCGATGACATGGAGCCGGTGCAGGGCATGTTGCCCAAGCATGCGCTGGTCATGCTCTCTGATCCGGAAAAATTGCGTCGTTCGGCTGACGATCTCGCAAAAACCGCCAATGAGTTTCTTGCGGCCAGCTGGCATGTCGCAGCATCCGGTCATGGTGCCGGCGCTCCGATTACGTTCGATCAGGCGAATTTCTACGATTTTGAAGAAACGATTTCATCGCTGGTTTTCTCAAGGCATGACGTATGGAAGCTTACGAGTTTCGGCGTGGACTCAAGCAGGGAAGGACACGTTCAGCTCGACGCTGCCAATCCCGGCGAATATCGCGGAGATGAAGTCAAAGCCGCATCCGGTATCGAAGGTCTTCTTGATGCCGGCTATGCCGTCACCGTCACTGCAGGAGCGCAAGGTACTCTTGTTCGACTCAAGCGTGCCATCAACGAAACGGGAATCGCCAACTTCGACTGCATCAGATCGCGTGCCATCGACGGATTCGTCGATAATGCTGCGAAAGTCGCACTGCTTACCGAACGCGATCTGACCGGACGCACATCGGCCGCGGGACAGGCAAAAACACCGAAACGTCGCCGTAAGGCCATTGACCTTATGGAGCTCAAAGCCGGCGATTACGTGGTGCATGAGCAGCATGGCATCGGCCGGTTCCTCGAAATGCGACAGCGTACCATCGGAGCGGGCGCCAACCAGACAACACGCGAATATCTGGTCATCGAATACGCATCCAGCAAGCGCGGCGCACCTGCCGACAAACTGTTCATCCCCACCGATCAGCTTGACCAAGTCAGCAAATACATCGGTGCCGACGCTCCAAAACTCAACAAACTGGGCGGATCCGACTGGGCTGCTACCAAGGCGAAAGCACGTAAGCATGTGCACGAAATCGCCGAAGATCTGGTCAAACTGTATTCGGCACGTCAACGCATGCAGGGGTATGCCTTCAGCAAAGACACCCCTTGGCAGAAAGAACTGGAAGACGCTTTCCCATACCAAGAAACCGCCGATCAGCTGACTACCATCGACGAAGTCAAATCCGATATGGAAAAGCCCGTGCCGATGGATCGCCTGATTTGTGGCGACGTGGGATTCGGCAAAACCGAAATCGCCGTACGTGCCGCATTCAAGGCGGTGCAGGATTCCAAACAGGTGGCTGTGCTGGTGCCGACCACATTGCTGGTGCAACAGCATTTCGAGACGTTCACCGAACGTTTTGAAGGATTCCCGGTGGAAGTAAGGGCGATGAGCCGTTTCCAAACCACCAAGGAAATCAACGACACCATCAAGGGACTTGAAGACGGTTCCGTCGATGTGGTGATCGGTACGCACAAACTGCTCGGGCCGAAGGTCAAATTCAAGGATCTAGGCCTGGTCATCATCGATGAGGAGCAGCGTTTCGGTGTCGAACACAAAGAGACGTTGAAGGCGCTGCGTACCAATGTGGATGTGCTGAGTCTGTCGGCAACACCGATTCCGCGAACGTTGGAGATGGCCGTTACAGGCATTCGTGAAATGTCCACGTTGGCCACGCCTCCGGAAGACCGCTTGCCGGTGCTTACTTACGTTGGCGCGTATGAGGATGCTCAGGTTACTGCTGCGGTCAGGCGTGAGCTGTTGCGCGGTGGCCAGGTGTTCTATGTGCACAACCGAGTGCAAGACATCGCTTCGGTTGCCGCGAAGATTCACGAGCTGGTGCCGGAATCGCATGTCGGCATCGCCCATGGCAAGATGGGGGAGAAGCAGCTCGACGGTGTGATCCGAGACTTCTGGCATCGCGACATTGATGTGCTCGTATGCACCACCATCATCGAAACCGGTCTTGATATTTCCAATGCGAATACGTTGATCGTCGATCATGCCGACCGTTTCGGCCTAAGCCAGCTGCACCAGCTGCGTGGCCGTGTCGGGCGAGGCCGTGAGCGTGCCTACGCGTACTTCCTGTACGATCCGACCAAGCCGATGACCCAGCAATCTCATGACCGACTGGCCACCATCGCGCAGAACACTGCGCTTGGTTCAGGTTTTGACGTGGCGATGAAGGATCTCGAGCTGCGTGGCACTGGCAATCTGCTGGGCGACGAGCAGAGCGGGCATATCGAGGGCGTTGGCTTCGATCTGTATGTGCGCATGGTTTCCGAAGCTGTCGAACAGTACAAGGAGCCGGAACGTGTGGAATCGGTTGCTGTCACAATTGATCTGCCGATCGAAGCGTCCATCCCCGTCGGCTACATCGATTCCGACAAATTGCGATTGGAAGCCTACCGCAAGCTGGCAGGGGCACGTACGGAAGCTGATCTTGACGAGTTGCGCGATGAACTTACGGATCGTTACGGCAAGCCTCCGGTCGATTTCGAAGCATTGTTCGATGTGGCGCGATTGCGATTCAAAGCAAGAAAGCTTGGCATTACGGAGATCATCGGTCAAGGACGTAACATTCGTGTGTCCAAATTCGAGCCACGTGAATCCGTACAGATGCGCATGGCGCGAATCTACAAAGGCATCCAGTACAGGCCTGTCACTCAAACGTATGTGATCCCCACCCCGTTTGCGGGTTCGCTTGGATCCGGGCCAATGAGTTCCGATGAGATCGTTGGATGGACCAACCAACTTCTCGACGATCTTGACTGGAAGCCAGCGCCAAGGAAATAA
- the eno gene encoding phosphopyruvate hydratase, with the protein MAVIESVYARQILDSRGNPTVEVVLDTEDGAQGLGLVPSGASTGEAEAWERRDGDKSVYQGKGVLNAVKAVNEEIAPKVIGMDAADQRALDEVMIELDGTPNKGRLGANAILGVSLAALYASAESAGQPLYRYIGGTNGHILPVPNMNIMNGGAHADFATDIQEYMISPYGFDTYSEALRAGVEVYHTLKNVLKKEGLATGLGDEGGFAPKMKSNKDSLNYIMDAISAAGYEPGKQIGISLDVASSEFYNKETGKYHFEGDDREAGYMLDFYENLINEYPIVSIEDPFQEEGWEDWAAITAKLGDRLQFVGDDLLVTNPARLAKGIELGAANSLLVKLNQIGTVTETLDAIELATKNGFTSMVSHRSGETPDTTISDLAVAKNTGQIKTGAPARGERIAKYNRLLEIEEELGSTAQYAGYSAFKACKKYIAK; encoded by the coding sequence GTGGCAGTAATTGAAAGCGTTTACGCGCGTCAGATTCTCGATTCCCGCGGCAACCCGACCGTTGAGGTCGTTCTCGACACCGAAGACGGTGCTCAGGGCTTGGGCCTCGTTCCGTCCGGTGCTTCCACCGGTGAAGCTGAGGCTTGGGAGCGTCGCGATGGCGACAAGTCCGTGTACCAGGGCAAGGGTGTTCTCAATGCCGTCAAGGCCGTGAACGAAGAGATCGCTCCGAAGGTCATCGGCATGGATGCTGCCGACCAGCGCGCTCTCGATGAGGTCATGATCGAGCTCGACGGCACCCCGAACAAGGGTCGTCTGGGCGCCAACGCCATCCTCGGCGTGTCCCTGGCCGCTCTGTACGCCTCCGCTGAGTCCGCAGGCCAGCCGCTGTACCGCTACATCGGCGGCACCAACGGCCACATCCTGCCGGTTCCGAACATGAACATCATGAACGGTGGCGCTCACGCTGACTTCGCCACCGACATTCAGGAGTACATGATCTCCCCGTACGGCTTCGACACCTACAGCGAGGCTCTGCGTGCAGGCGTTGAGGTCTACCACACCCTGAAGAACGTCCTGAAGAAGGAAGGCCTGGCCACTGGCCTTGGCGACGAGGGCGGCTTCGCTCCGAAGATGAAGTCCAACAAGGACTCCCTGAACTACATCATGGACGCCATCTCCGCCGCCGGCTACGAGCCGGGCAAGCAGATCGGCATCTCCCTCGACGTGGCTTCCTCTGAGTTCTACAACAAGGAGACCGGCAAGTATCACTTCGAAGGTGACGATCGCGAAGCCGGCTACATGCTCGACTTCTACGAGAACCTCATCAACGAGTACCCGATCGTTTCCATCGAGGATCCGTTCCAGGAAGAAGGCTGGGAAGACTGGGCTGCCATCACCGCCAAGCTCGGCGATCGTCTGCAGTTCGTCGGCGACGACCTGCTGGTCACCAACCCGGCACGTCTGGCTAAGGGCATCGAGCTCGGCGCCGCCAACTCCCTGCTGGTCAAGCTGAACCAGATCGGTACCGTCACCGAGACCCTCGACGCCATCGAGCTGGCCACCAAGAACGGCTTCACCTCCATGGTTTCCCACCGTTCCGGCGAGACCCCGGACACCACCATCTCTGACCTGGCTGTGGCAAAGAACACCGGCCAGATCAAGACCGGTGCTCCGGCTCGTGGCGAGCGTATTGCTAAGTACAACCGCCTGCTCGAGATCGAGGAGGAGCTCGGCTCCACCGCTCAGTACGCTGGCTACAGCGCTTTCAAGGCTTGCAAGAAGTACATCGCCAAGTGA
- a CDS encoding FtsB family cell division protein yields MSSKSRKKASKKGSAGPIAFFVAVFIVALGAIQLASTFHTYALNMAELNGLKKQEAALIAQKQELENDIARWDDKAYVTAQARDRLGFVFPGEQAIRVEHPEAVTGETTEDKKTTDESRKTVLPWYKEMAYSFKQADQSDEVKSRETSESTATGESDANGTSPESGGQQQASQDNNQQQSGDQQE; encoded by the coding sequence ATGAGCTCAAAGTCACGCAAGAAAGCATCCAAAAAAGGCAGCGCGGGTCCCATCGCGTTCTTTGTGGCGGTATTTATCGTGGCTTTAGGAGCTATCCAGTTGGCGTCGACATTCCACACCTATGCGTTGAATATGGCTGAATTGAATGGCTTGAAGAAGCAGGAAGCCGCGTTGATAGCGCAAAAGCAGGAATTGGAAAACGACATCGCGCGCTGGGATGACAAAGCCTACGTTACGGCGCAGGCGAGGGATCGTCTGGGATTCGTGTTTCCGGGAGAACAGGCGATTCGTGTGGAACATCCCGAAGCGGTAACCGGCGAAACCACAGAAGATAAGAAGACGACGGACGAATCGCGGAAAACCGTACTGCCTTGGTACAAGGAAATGGCGTATTCGTTCAAACAGGCCGACCAATCGGATGAGGTGAAATCGAGGGAAACGTCCGAAAGTACGGCAACCGGCGAATCGGATGCGAATGGAACAAGCCCGGAATCCGGTGGTCAGCAGCAGGCTTCACAAGACAACAACCAACAGCAATCAGGAGATCAGCAGGAGTGA
- a CDS encoding DUF501 domain-containing protein, translating into MTISEQAKTLAKKVLDQPATEHDIAVVERQLGRYPRGMVAVGARCVCGRPLAVVTRPLLPGGVPFPTTCYLTGPEAVKAISHIEAEGKMKEYNDLLAEDDDLKAAYERAHELYLAFRHEIAVAMEDSEEHIEGTSAGGMPVRVKCLHALLAQTLVMGEGANPIGDMALEAIRHEFDPNVCRCTVANED; encoded by the coding sequence ATGACAATCAGCGAACAGGCCAAAACCTTGGCGAAGAAGGTTCTCGACCAGCCTGCCACCGAGCATGATATTGCTGTGGTTGAGCGTCAGTTGGGTCGCTACCCGCGTGGCATGGTGGCTGTCGGAGCGCGTTGCGTGTGCGGCAGGCCTTTGGCTGTGGTCACGCGTCCGCTGCTGCCGGGAGGCGTGCCTTTCCCTACCACTTGCTATTTGACTGGTCCGGAAGCGGTGAAAGCCATTTCCCACATCGAAGCCGAAGGTAAGATGAAGGAGTACAACGATCTTTTGGCTGAAGATGACGATCTGAAAGCCGCTTACGAGCGTGCGCACGAACTGTATTTGGCGTTCCGGCATGAAATCGCCGTTGCCATGGAAGACAGCGAAGAGCATATCGAAGGCACCAGTGCCGGCGGCATGCCTGTTCGCGTTAAGTGTCTGCACGCCTTGTTGGCGCAAACGCTGGTGATGGGCGAGGGTGCCAACCCGATTGGAGACATGGCATTGGAGGCGATTCGTCATGAATTCGACCCCAATGTATGCCGTTGCACGGTGGCAAATGAAGACTGA
- a CDS encoding Ppx/GppA phosphatase family protein yields the protein MKSVTVAGIDCGTNSIRLKVSRVSEDGVEDIVPRILRVIRLGQDVDKTHRFADEALERAYAAAREFAEVLKDHPVDGIRFVATSATRDAENREEFEDNIEQILGVRPEVIPGTEEADLSFLGATSVVRRDVEAPYLVVDLGGGSTELVLGGDGVSHPNTQVQAAFSMNIGSVRMTERHLKNDPPTEAQIQEAIADIDEHIDEAFKTVPAGKTRTIIGVSGTVTTMTALAMGLTEYDHSAVDGASCSLEDAYAVDNKFLKMPREERLTYKTIHPGRVDVVGGGALVWNRVLAKVSEAAYADHGQHIDSFMASEHGLLDGIVLDYGTRLLAER from the coding sequence ATGAAATCCGTTACTGTTGCCGGCATTGATTGCGGTACGAACTCGATTCGTCTGAAGGTCTCCCGCGTCAGTGAAGACGGCGTTGAAGATATTGTTCCGCGTATCCTTCGTGTGATTCGTCTCGGTCAGGATGTTGATAAGACGCATCGTTTCGCCGATGAGGCATTGGAACGTGCTTACGCCGCTGCCCGCGAATTCGCCGAGGTGCTGAAAGATCATCCGGTGGACGGCATTCGTTTCGTTGCCACTTCGGCCACTCGTGATGCTGAGAACCGTGAGGAATTCGAAGACAATATCGAGCAGATCCTCGGCGTGCGTCCAGAAGTCATCCCCGGCACGGAAGAGGCTGATCTAAGCTTCCTTGGTGCCACGAGCGTGGTTCGTCGCGACGTCGAAGCTCCGTATTTGGTGGTTGATCTGGGTGGCGGCTCTACGGAATTGGTGCTTGGCGGCGACGGTGTAAGCCATCCGAACACGCAGGTGCAGGCCGCGTTCTCCATGAACATTGGCTCGGTGCGTATGACCGAACGCCACTTGAAGAACGATCCGCCTACCGAAGCACAGATTCAAGAGGCTATTGCCGACATCGACGAGCATATCGATGAAGCGTTCAAAACGGTTCCTGCAGGTAAAACCCGCACTATCATCGGCGTGTCTGGCACAGTGACTACCATGACCGCTCTGGCCATGGGATTGACCGAATACGACCATTCCGCGGTGGATGGTGCCAGCTGCTCGCTGGAAGACGCTTATGCGGTCGATAACAAGTTCCTTAAGATGCCGCGCGAAGAGCGCCTGACCTATAAAACCATTCACCCGGGTCGTGTTGACGTGGTCGGCGGTGGTGCTCTGGTGTGGAATCGTGTGCTCGCCAAAGTCAGTGAGGCAGCCTATGCCGACCATGGTCAGCATATCGACTCCTTCATGGCCAGCGAACACGGTTTGCTTGATGGCATTGTGTTGGATTACGGCACGCGATTGCTTGCCGAACGTTAA
- a CDS encoding L-serine ammonia-lyase: MFSILEMFKIGVGPSSSHTVGPMVAACKFVESLEHTGTLGRVSRVRTVLYGSLALTGLGHGTDRATVAGLEGNMPQTVDTDHVNTIRHECEASGELLLAGKHRIDFDYEHDVVMDVWHRMAAHPNGMRFQAFDQQNNLVDEQVWYSIGGGFVRQGNAEDLMIGIHERPPVGTSFADQQSDSSLDDVSDVPYPFTSCDELIALCEKHHMSIADIVWANETAMQSAVQVRSELDNVWRVMRRCVQHGCYTSQTVLPGGLDVPRRAPKMYARLASNSDVLARDKKRVDAVLESSDAAWVDLFALAVSEENASGGRIVTAPTNGAAGIIPAVLHYYWHFVDHANEEGVITFLLTTGAVGYLFKRNASISGAEVGCQGEVGTACSMAAAGLCAVMGGTPRQVENAAEIGIEHNLGLTCDPVGGLVQIPCIERNAMAANTAINAVRMAMLGDGTHIVTLDQAIKTMKDTGEDMMAKYKETSKGGLAVNVVEC; this comes from the coding sequence ATGTTTAGTATTCTCGAAATGTTCAAGATAGGCGTTGGGCCAAGTTCCTCACACACTGTTGGTCCGATGGTGGCGGCATGCAAGTTTGTCGAATCCCTTGAGCATACGGGAACGCTTGGCCGTGTGAGCCGCGTGCGTACGGTACTGTATGGGTCTCTTGCGTTGACGGGCTTGGGGCACGGTACCGATCGTGCGACTGTGGCAGGTCTGGAAGGCAACATGCCGCAAACCGTCGATACGGATCATGTGAATACCATTCGTCATGAATGCGAGGCGAGTGGGGAACTGTTGCTGGCGGGTAAGCATCGCATCGATTTCGACTATGAGCATGATGTGGTGATGGACGTGTGGCATCGCATGGCCGCGCACCCTAATGGCATGCGTTTCCAAGCATTTGACCAGCAGAACAATCTTGTTGATGAACAGGTCTGGTATTCCATCGGTGGAGGCTTCGTGCGGCAAGGCAATGCCGAGGATCTGATGATCGGCATTCATGAGCGTCCGCCGGTCGGAACGTCTTTCGCCGATCAGCAAAGTGATTCCTCACTTGATGACGTTTCGGATGTGCCATATCCATTCACGTCATGCGACGAACTCATTGCTCTATGCGAGAAGCACCATATGAGTATTGCCGACATTGTGTGGGCCAACGAAACGGCCATGCAGTCGGCGGTGCAGGTTCGTAGCGAACTGGATAACGTGTGGAGGGTGATGCGTCGTTGTGTACAGCACGGATGCTATACGTCGCAGACCGTGCTGCCCGGCGGTTTGGATGTGCCCCGCAGGGCGCCGAAAATGTATGCAAGGCTTGCCTCCAACAGTGATGTGCTTGCGCGAGACAAGAAGCGCGTGGATGCGGTGCTCGAATCGTCGGATGCGGCATGGGTGGATTTGTTCGCTTTGGCGGTGTCGGAGGAAAACGCCAGTGGTGGGCGAATCGTCACCGCACCGACCAACGGTGCTGCAGGAATCATTCCGGCAGTGCTTCACTATTACTGGCATTTCGTTGACCATGCGAATGAAGAGGGTGTTATTACCTTCCTGCTCACTACAGGCGCGGTAGGGTACCTGTTTAAACGCAATGCCTCCATTTCCGGTGCGGAAGTCGGATGCCAGGGAGAGGTCGGTACGGCATGTTCGATGGCTGCGGCCGGTTTGTGCGCGGTGATGGGTGGTACTCCGCGGCAAGTGGAGAACGCTGCGGAAATCGGCATTGAGCATAATCTGGGACTGACCTGTGATCCCGTGGGAGGTTTAGTACAGATTCCATGCATCGAACGCAACGCCATGGCGGCGAATACTGCTATCAATGCGGTTCGTATGGCCATGCTGGGAGATGGAACGCATATCGTGACCTTGGATCAGGCCATCAAAACCATGAAAGACACGGGCGAAGACATGATGGCCAAGTATAAAGAAACCTCAAAAGGTGGTTTGGCGGTCAATGTCGTTGAATGCTAG
- a CDS encoding FKBP-type peptidyl-prolyl cis-trans isomerase, translating to MASQMPVVNVEFGDRPTIEFSSETAPAGLKVVELLEGNGPMVRRGDTVTVNYHGVVWGKDTPFDSSFDRHQPASFGIGVGQVIKGWDQTVPGHNVGSRLVVSIPPEYGYGSRGVPQAGIGGEDTLVFVIDIISTR from the coding sequence ATGGCATCTCAAATGCCCGTTGTCAATGTTGAGTTCGGCGATCGCCCGACCATCGAATTCTCGTCCGAGACCGCTCCGGCAGGTCTGAAGGTTGTGGAGCTGCTCGAGGGCAATGGCCCGATGGTTCGTCGCGGCGACACCGTCACCGTTAACTATCACGGTGTGGTCTGGGGCAAAGACACCCCGTTCGATTCCAGCTTCGACCGTCACCAGCCGGCCAGCTTCGGCATCGGTGTTGGCCAGGTCATCAAGGGTTGGGACCAGACCGTTCCGGGTCACAACGTCGGTTCCCGCTTGGTGGTGTCCATTCCGCCGGAGTATGGCTATGGTTCCCGTGGCGTTCCGCAGGCCGGCATCGGCGGCGAAGACACCCTGGTATTCGTGATTGACATCATCTCCACCCGCTGA
- a CDS encoding GreA/GreB family elongation factor, with protein sequence MAEEKTLLLTQEAYDKMKEELAWREGEYRDEILSKVSAARAEGDLSENGGYQAAREAQRVNQGRIEELTVKLRNAKILTAPKAGEVGDGSLVTLDVNGREMVYVLGTRDLSIATDYSIISPESPIGAAINGAHEGDTVSYTAPNGREISVTIKEAKPLA encoded by the coding sequence ATGGCCGAAGAAAAAACGCTTCTGCTGACGCAGGAAGCTTATGACAAGATGAAGGAAGAGCTCGCTTGGCGTGAAGGCGAGTATCGCGACGAAATCCTTTCCAAGGTTTCCGCGGCACGCGCCGAGGGCGATTTGAGCGAAAACGGCGGCTATCAGGCCGCTCGTGAGGCTCAGCGAGTAAATCAGGGACGCATCGAGGAACTGACCGTCAAGCTACGCAACGCGAAGATTCTGACCGCACCCAAGGCCGGTGAAGTCGGCGACGGTTCTTTGGTGACGCTGGATGTCAACGGCCGTGAAATGGTCTACGTGCTTGGCACGCGTGACCTATCCATCGCCACGGACTACAGCATCATCAGCCCGGAATCCCCGATCGGCGCAGCCATCAACGGCGCTCACGAGGGAGACACGGTGTCGTATACGGCTCCGAACGGACGTGAGATTTCCGTGACCATCAAGGAAGCCAAGCCGCTCGCCTGA